From the genome of Solanum stenotomum isolate F172 chromosome 5, ASM1918654v1, whole genome shotgun sequence:
AAGTCTCCTATCCAATTCAGCTCTATGTATTTTGGATTTACCAGTACATGTGCACTGTGAATTTGTGTCTAATGTGTTAAGCTCCTCCCATAGCTTCTTAATTCTAGTGTAGTACCCAGTAATGTCCAAGTTCCCCTGACTGAGGTCATTGATTTCTCGCTGAAGTTGATACAATTTAGCTCGATTAGTTTGATCATACATGTCCTCTAATTCGATCCAAAGTTCTCTTGCATTGTCTACGTATTGCAAGCTATCTCTAAGATCTTTGGACAGAGAATTCAAAATCCAGGATGTGACCATATCATTACATCTCTCCCACTGAGAAAATTCGA
Proteins encoded in this window:
- the LOC125864039 gene encoding uncharacterized protein LOC125864039 — encoded protein: MEQSSHQEGISNGNQPPVLVSLDLTSVFYVHPSENAGSTLVPVLFDGSGYHSWRRAILRGLSIKNKTGFINGKVQRPSTDSVEFSQWERCNDMVTSWILNSLSKDLRDSLQYVDNARELWIELEDMYDQTNRAKLYQLQREINDLSQGNLDITGYYTRIKKLWEELNTLDTNSQCTCTGKSKIHRAELDRRLIQLL